The window agtagaagctcctccttcatttgatgttgaggacatgatgcaacaagggctttaaaatgCTCATAATACGCCGGGAAAGACTTTcattgactttgttggattccactaattttcttccttaagagaatgactcttgaagtagggaagaacttctctaaAAACGCcttcttcatgctctcccaagaagtgaccattccgggtgccaattcgtataaccaatctttgaCCTTCTCCAATAGTAAGAATGGAAAggtcttcatcttcaaaatattgctatcaacattaattggagtcatgcttgaacacaccacctcgaactcttttaaatgcttgttgggatccttCATCGACAGCTCATGGAACTTTAggatgtggtgcaacaaactagactttaattcaaactcatcggttTTATCTTGAGctgcccttgggtattggatacataatggtgcggcattgtccattcccgaggcggaaagctccttgattgtacggttgtTCGCTGCCATGACTtggacctcttcttcctcccttgctGTGTGGTGTTCTTCCTCTTCAAAGGTAGAGgccgaactagaacttgatgggtGAAGTTCTGGATCCTtcatcttccttctcaaagtgcgctcaaaatcgtcgtcaaaatccaagatgtttgcatgAAGTGGTTGAGAACtatgagtcataaactagtacctacaagcaagaaaagaaacaatgtcagtagctaaaacaaaatatatgaaaaagaaacaacaggggattagcaaagttgctaatccccggcaacggcgccaaaaatttgatgtgataaataatagcactcaaattaaaccctctttttgacaattgtagtacagatataagtaaggatcgttctaggccgaggattaggagggattgctaatctaatgaaaactgacgcaaagatacaaaaatatgcttaaaaacacttaaacaaactcaaagactcttaactaaacttatatgactcaaaacaaacttacaagactcaaaacaacacaaaacaataaaaaagactcaaactagactctaggactcaatttggacgaaaatagaattggttttgactcgaaatactcaaaaacgcactttaggacagatttgaaacaagtaagtaaaggggattgggttttggacgaaattaatggaaaaacaagtaactaaaagacttaaatgcactttggacgaatttagaaAAAACTTTGGATcattagatagctagaggatacttttccacacatgatacattcaaacacaaattgatttccagttgctttttcgataaaccatgaacctcaacaccctagattaatcgtgacatcactaattaaacctcagattttcctttagttattggattggatgacatcatacgacaacccaaagcattcttcaaaagttccctacatgacatcataataaagatacaatcaaagatcattacgttctatgaaaatcataagtattgacaaagcacttgtaactatgacatcatgatactcatgctaggaattcacttaacatgattgtgaaaacaaccttaactacttgtgaatataagtttgtgacgattatgtgaaactcccttatattctagcactaaattcaagcatgcaaattaagtaggcctccctaatcaacatacaagaataagttatccatcaaatggttaagtaaattgcattcacaatttatgaaatcacaactggacttaatcaatttatatcataaatataatcatggttccaaagcctcccctagctaaaacaagtttagcctcttatgttcacaacaaaacaaagaaatcttgaattaaacattgaaaacaaaagatagattacacctaaaaacattccaacactccaacttgaatgccacaaacgtccaaggcttcgtcatctcttcttcttccttgcaaagctaCCACAAGAGTCTAGGGatgattttggatggatttctggGTTATGAATGGGTTTAGgttggtagggtggtgcggcaaaggttgggaaTGGTGTATGAGTGTTTGGGTAAAGGTATGGAAGTGTGTGAATGGTGGAAAGATAGGTTGAAGGTTGCGGCAAAGGCTTCTTTCTGTGTGAATGATGGCGTATTGTATGGATGAGTGATTAGGGTAGAATAAGGGTGCGGCTCTTGGTATTTATTTGAACGAAGGAATCCTAACTTTTactacatagtttaggaaaggaatagaccccaaatccataaggaaaaggagatataaaattagaaatcaAAGGGAAAGTGGAAGGAAACTTGCGGCATTAAATTGTATgaaagggaatgtgatttaaggctgaaattaggcaaggatttaggatagaaaaggtatgtaagGTGCGGTTGAGAATGGggtgaaaaaggaatgtgattttgTGACATAAAATAAGAAATAGGTAATTCCCTTGCACGACAAGGATATAGAGTGTGATGTGTGCCACGACAAGGACAATGAGGCTACAAAGAAAGCttattttgtgtcctaaaatgcataggagtcttcaatgttgctggaacataagttcttttaggattaggaaagatcaaaccaaaataggaaaccttggcttaactttcctacttcaagtaggaaaccttctttggctaggattcctcatttgattaggaatccttctttgattaggaatcctaacatctttaggtcttcaatttcgtccattccttttgctccaagcatatattatccattccaagtccaattttgctccaaaatgcacctttttgcttccttagccatatgaacttataaacacatgaaaatagcttaaactactaaaataactatgaactaacaacataaatgtacgaaaacaagctaactaagtcgcctaaatatgctcctatcaacaattCAATTACATAAGTAAGTGTACAACAATGAAAGAAGCTTGGGACATtcttgaagttactcatgaGGGTAACTCAACTATTAAAGAATCCAAGCTTCAACATCTCATCACAAAATTCGAAAATATCATAATGTCTGATGATGAGAGTTTCTTTGACTTTTATGCTAAGCTTAGTGTAATTGTCAATGGCTGCCACAAGCTTGGTGATAGTATTCCAGAGTATAGGATTGTGAAAAAGATCTTAAGATCACTTGCTATGAGATTTCATGCTAAAAGGATAGCGATTGAGGAATCGAAAGATCTAAACACCTACAAGCTTGAGCAATTGATTGGGTCTCTGCAAACGTATGAGTTAGAGCTTCCTGATTCCAAGAAGATGAAAACCATTGCCCTCAAAATTGTCAAAGAATAAGAAAGTTATGGCTCATTGAAGACTTGTCTGAAGATGAATTAGTTGAATTAACCATGCAAATTAGAAGGTTTCTCAAGTCTCAAAATTCCAAGGGTCGTGAGCAACAAACCAACTTAGGTTCGAACTCAAAAAACTTTCATTCTGTAGATGTTTCACATGACAAAGCCTCTAGATCATCTAGAACTAGTGAACATAGGAGTTCTAATAATAGGGTTCAGTGCCATGAGTGTCAAGGCTATGGACACATTGTTTTTGAATGTGTAAACACTatcaagagaaaaagaagaagaatagggCAATAAAGGTTACTTGGAGTGATAGTGATTCAGGAGATGCATCTACATCGGAATCTGAGAAGGATACGATTGCATTTATAGGAATTGTTGATGGATATGACATAGAAGAATCGTTTGTTGAAAGTAGGTGACGATTCGAGTGCGCAAAGACTACAAGTTCTTTTGTCACAAGATTTGTCAAAACCTCTGATACTCCTAGCTTGAAAGTAGGTGACGATAAATGTTTAGGTCTTACGTCAATCTTTGCAAATGTGTCAAATCCTATCAAGACTTCAGTTAATCCTAACAAACCCAAACAATCTAGGAAGTTCATTCCTATATGTCATTTTTGTGGGATTCCTGGTCACATCCGGCCTAAGTGCAATAagcttaaaaagaaaaattattctcaAGAAAAAGTTTCAAGGAACTTTGAAAAAGCAAATCTTAAGGAACAATTTGTGACTTATTTGAAAGAGATTAATCGGATTGCAAGAATTATATCTGTTCCAAGTATGGTAGTTCCAAAAGTGAGACAAGTTTAGAGATGAAAAGAGAATCAAAATGGTGTACTTGTCAATTTATCTCCACCTTCAAGTTGTTTATATTGATTGAGCTCTCTCTTTGCAAATGTTTTCATTAATGTATGCTTGCATGTTCATATAGCATAAAtactgcattttttttcttattgttaaaaaaaaaataaaaatgtatgagGTAAAATGAAAAGTATGATTTCATATAAGTTCTAGATTTGTTCACTTGATAACATGACCCTAGCATGATATGTTTGACCCTATTGTGGATAATAGCCTCTTGTTGATAATATTTCAATGTTAATGAGTTGAACATGTTTAACTTGAGTAAAACCCACACCCATGTGAGTTTTTGTGCCTAAATATAGTGtgtgcatttttcatacactctAATTTGGTTCATGTGTGCGATCTTATGTGTTTTGCTTCTCTAGAACTTGCTTTGAGACCTCTcaaaactttgtatcatatattattCTATTTTGGAGACGATAGTAGGCATTAGGATGTACCATCATTGCCATATATGCCAGTGCCTTACATGTTTTCCCCTAGTTAGCCCTTTTGAGCCTATATGTAAGCCTTTTGTTCTTAAACCTACATTTTCCTAACCTAGCCTCTTATATTAAAAATTCCCTACCCTATTAAGAAGCTAGTAGAGTACGTTTTTCAAGGGAGAGAGTTCAAGGTTATTTAAAGTTGACGATGCAAAATTTTGTGAAGAAAGCCAACTACAAATGAAgagcaaaagaagaaaagaggaaaagaaGTCACTATGAATCACAAGTGAGCTGCCAGCATTATAAGAAATCAAGTGTGTTGGTCTAAATAAAGAGCAAGAATCATCTGAAATGAATTGTGCGGTTGTATGTCGTTCATGTCTCAAATCCAACCACTCAATTGAGTGCTAAGTTACCTGGTTCGTTGTTGTATTTCTCTCTTGGTTTCATTTCCAACTACTCTATTAGTTTTCTTAGACTTTGTGTTTCCTATATCCTTCATTTCGTTAACCAAGTACCCCAAGACCCATTGCAACCCTTCACAAAGACCTACTTAATCTAAAGAAGGTAATTTTTGATGTGTGGAGATAAGATCAATCTACAAGCCTATGGTAAAGCATTCATGTAATGATCTTTTGAGCGTATACACTTTACCCCCAAACACTTTGAATGAAAATTCGAGCGTATATCTTGTGAGCTTAAGGGTTAAAGTTAAGTTGGTTGGTCACGTAAGACTTAATTACATTTGTGTAGTATCAACTTTCGGCTATACTTGCAACTACACTCATACATGTTATGTTTTAGAGACAATGTTAGTTTGTGAATGAGGATTCAGAACTACATGTGTTTTTGCACTCTTTCATTCTTGTTGGTACAATCATATGATTCTCatacaattgaaaaaaaaaaaaaaaaaaaaaaaattcatatcatttgcatgctgcatttcattttttttttttttttaaagcatttgtTTAGGGGGAGCTTCACAATACGAAATATGCATTTCttttcatgtttattttttactgTTGCATCGgtattcttcttccttcctaaTTTGTACCCACTTTTATTCTTTCGAAGATGTTCTAGTTCACAGAAAGGAAATCATTTTCCGTCACATTTTATTATGTTCCGCTTTTCTTCCGTTGACTGCACCTGATGGTTACCTCTAAGGCCTTTGACCTTTCTAGACAAAAAGGGGGAGAAGTAGGATGCTTATATTTAGGGGGTAAAGTAGAATTTTGAGATGCTTATATTTAGGGGGAGAAGTAGAATTTTGAAAAcctggttgtttttttttttttggttgcttgCTTTTATAGATAAATGCTTTCATTTTCAGCAACATATATCTTTTGTATGTCACAGGTTTTCTTGTTTGAGTGTGTGTAGGTTACAGATTTCAATGTTATGCATAGTCGTTAATTTTATTAGTTGTCTATAATATTGTGATTAAGGGTTTTGTCTAGGCAATGCCAAAGGGGGAGATTGTTAGGATAAAATTGGCTATTCCTAAACAAAACGCCTGAGTCTGTAATCTTAGACTAGTGCTTGTTTTCAGTTGTAATTATTTTAGTCTAAGTTTGTCTCACATGCGCTCGATCACAAAATGGCAAGCGTTTTCAGAGACATCCACTCAGGTAAATTTGGCATGCATATTCATATAGTCTAAGTTTGCATTCAATGGGCCATTTAGTTTAACTATGCTTTAGTTTAAGCCCATAATTTTAAGTCAGCTTAAAACCCTAGCATATATAGCATATATACCTTTGGGATCCTAGTCTTGCTGCATAACCTTGTTTTGCTTTTAAGAATTTAACTTGCTGTTAATGTCTCTGGTTTTGCATCTATATCCCTTCACCTAGTTATCTCATTATATCTTAACTGGTAAGTGATTAGGTCTTATTAGGCTTGTGGCTCACGCGTATATGATAGGGATAAGAGAGTCTAGCTGCTGCACATATAAATAGAAGTCCTAGTTACCTGGTTGGAGGTGCTGCCGCATAACACAGACTGGTTAACAGAGCATCAGCACCGAGTGaatatgtttttatgttttgtttgccGCATGCATTAGATCAGTTTAGGGTTTttcctgctgctgctgcataTGCATTTAGGTTGTTTCCGTATGATATAAACACTAGTAGCAATGCATTAAACAGATAGAAAATTCATGTGCCACATGCCCTAGGGTTAAGTCGGTTTATATTTTCATGAGTGTTTTTTAGTTTGCTTTTACCACATGATATATAATTTGAAAGCAAACGTTTGTCAGCAGCCCTAAGTGCAATGGGAGTTATTTGTCgtttcagaaaaatcagtttATTGCCAAGtgtttttcaaagaaaatattagTTTTTGTTCACTGATTTTTCATGCGCTTCAATATAAATCAATTATGAAAATATGCCTTGTGATTTTCATAATTGGTTGATttccaaaaatcatttcattacaTACATTTTACATGATCGAGCTAGTAAAGCGAAGGAGACCCacttcccacttctccttcccCGCCCCATTTCTGGGGCGGGCTGCAGgctttctcttcatttgtttgTGCCCTTTGATTGAGTCCTTTTAAAAGACCCAACAGAGGAGACAGTGATTGATGGCCGCGTTAGTGTCGTGCCAATTCCACTTGAAGACTGAAGAGAGATCGAGTAGCAAAGCGCGGAGACAAAACTGCCTACTAGTATGCGTgtctagttgatgagttttgtaagtctttctGTACTTATTTCTCTTAGTATTTGTCCTAGCTTGGGAGCCCAAGGATTTTCCCAGTGGTGGGTTTTGCCTCGTTAAATCCTACATCCTTGTgcactttttatttattgttttaattgCATATGAGTATGATAGTTTGATATGTGATGTGAATGTGAATTTAATTTAAGaactgaaaattaaattgaaaattgaattggatttttAAGTTGGAACCTATTCACCCATCTCTAAGTTAAACTAGTACCATCCTAAAACT of the Pyrus communis chromosome 1, drPyrComm1.1, whole genome shotgun sequence genome contains:
- the LOC137725073 gene encoding uncharacterized protein; translated protein: MKEAWDILEVTHEGNSTIKESKLQHLITKFENIIMSDDESFFDFYAKLSVIVNGCHKLGDSIPEYRIVKKILRSLAMRFHAKRIAIEESKDLNTYKLEQLIGSLQTYELELPDSKKMKTIALKIVKE